The window CTGGGTCTTGAACGAGAGGAGGGCGGAGAGCGCCCGGCTGTGGACCTGGGCGAACATGCGCCCGCCCGCCGCCGCCGTGTCGTCGAGGAGCCTCGCGTAGTCACGCCACACGCCGGGCGCGTCCTTGCGGCTGAACAGGCCGAACGTGACGGGCCGGCCCGTCTCGACGGCGAGCTCGAGCAGCCGCCGGTGATAGTCGCGGCGCGCCTCTTCGTACCCCGGGCCGCGGTCGGTATTCTCGCCCGCCAGCTCGAAGATCCCCGCGTTCAGGTCGCCCATCACGCCGACGAGCCGCCGGACCTCGTCCCAGGCCGCGACGCGGCTCGCGACGGGCCGGCGGTCGGGCGTCTCGTGGCTCGGCGAGCGCGAGGTGGTGAAGCCCATGGCGCCGGCCTGGAGGCCGTCGCGCAGCTCGGCCTCCATCGCGCGGAGATCGTCCTCACCGGCGACCTCGGCGAAGGCGCGCTCGCCCATCACGTACGTGCGCAGCGCCGAGTGGCCGAGGTAGCCGGAGTAGTTGATGCCCTTGGGCAGGCCCTCGAGCACGTCGAGCCACTCCCTGAAGGTCGTCCACTTCCACTTGATGCCCGCCTCCATCGCCTCGGCGGAGATGTCCTCGGCGCGCTGGAGGTTCTTGATGACGAGGTGCTTGTCCTTCTCGGCGCACGGGGCGAGCGTGAAGCCGCAGTTACCCATCACGACGGTCGTGACGCCGTGCCAGCAGGAGCAGGTGCCGAGCGGGTCCCAGAAGATCTGGGCGTCCATGTGGGTGTGACCGTCGATGATGCCGGGGGAGACCACGCGGCCCTCGGCGTCGATGACCTCGCGCGCGCGCTCGCGGATGCGCCCGATGGAGGCGATGCGGCCCTGCCGGACGCCGACGTCGGCGCGGAAGCGGGGGAGGCCGGAACCGTCGATCACCACGCCGTTCTTGATCACCAGGTCGTACGGCATCGTCCGCTCCTCCTTGCCGGGCCCGAGGGATCGCGCTCGTCGCGAAGTAGCCGTATCCTACTACGGATCCGACCAAGGGGGGACATGATGGCGACCGCAACGACGACACGCTGGCACCTCAAGGGCAACGGCTACGAATTCTGCAACTGCGACTTCGGCTGCGGCTGCAACTTCGGCGGCTTCCCCAACTCGAAGGACGGCAGTTGCCGCGCCTTCGTCGGTCTCGCCATCGCGCAGGGGAAGTGCGGGACCGTGGACCTCTCGGGCGTCAGGTGCGCGGGGGTCTACGCCTGGCCCAAGGCGATCCACGAGGGACACGGCAAGGTCGCGTTCGTCGTGGATCCGAAGACGACCGACAAGCAGGTCGAGGTCCTCGGCCAGATCTTCACGGGAAAGCTCGGCGGCATGCCCTGGGAGGTCCTCGGGCCCACGGCCGAGGTCGTCGGCCTCGTGAAGGCGAAGATCACGATCGAGGGCAAGGGACGGAAGAGCACGTTCCGGGCGGAGGGCGTCGGCGAGGGGCGCGGCGACACCTTCAAGAATCCCGTGACGGGCGAGGAGCACCTGGCGGACGTCCATCTGCCCAACGGGTTCATCTGGCGGAAGGGTCAGTGCGGCCAGGGGTCCTTCCGGGCGGCGGCCGCCGGACTGTCGGTCGCGGCGGACAAGACGAACTGGATCTTCTACCAGTTCGACTGGTCGAACGGCAAAGCGCGCAAGTAGATGGGCGACGCGCTCGAAGCGCTGCTCCGGCGTGACCGCGCGATCGTCACCGGGGGGCTCGTCGGCATGGCCGCCCTCGCCTGGCTCTATCTCTTCCGGCTGGCCCGGCCGATGGCGGAGGCGGACATGGGCATGGCGATGCCCCAGATGCAGCCGTGGGGCCCCGCCGACGTGCTCCTGCTCTTCGTCATGTGGGCCGTCATGATGGTCGCCATGATGGTCCCGTCCGCGGCCCCGGTCATCCTGGTCTTCACGACGACGTACCGGCGGCGCCGCGAGCGGGAGCAGCCGGTGGTCGGCACGGGCGTCTTCCTCGCGGGCTACCTCGCGGTGTGGACGGGCTACGCCGCGCTCGCGAGCCTCGCGCAGTGGGGCCTCCACCGCGCGGCGCTCCTATCGGAGACCATGGCGAGCGCGAGCGCCCTGCTGGGCGGCGGGCTCCTGATCGCCGCGGGCGTCTTCCAGTGGACGCCGCTCAAGCACGCGTGCCTGGCCCGCTGCCGCTCGCCGCTCGCCTTCGTGATGAGCGAGTGGCGGGAGGGCGCGGCCGGCGCGCTCGTGATGGGGCTGCGCCACGGGGCCTACTGTCTCGGCTGCTGCGGGCTCCTGATGGCGCTCCTGTTCGTCGCCGGGGTGATGAACCTCGCGTGGGTCGCGGGCATCGCGGCCTTCGTCCTGGTCGAGAAGGTGGTCCCGGGCGGCGAGCACGTCGGCCGCGTCGGCGGCGTCGCGCTCGCCCTGGCGGGGCTCTGGCTCATGGCGCGCGGGTGAGGCGGCGGGCGACGAGCATCCTCAAGGCGCCGGCGCTCAATGAGCTCGAGGAGGCGCCGGGAGTCCAGCGCGCGCCGGCCGGTCGGGGGCTAGCGACGGGCCGGTCGGCGTGAACGACTTCGACCTGTCTCCCGCGCGCCGCTGGGCCATCACCTTCTCCGTGATGATGGTCACGATCATGCAGGTCCTGGACACCAGCGTGACCAACGTCGCGCTCCCCCACATGCAGGGCTCCCTGTCAGCGGGCATCGAGGAGATGTCCTGGGTCGTCACCTCCTACCTCGCCGCGAACGCGGTCGCCATTCCCGCGACGGGCTGGCTCTCGGCCCGGTTCGGCCGCCGGCGGCTCTTCCTGGCGTGCACGGTGCTCTTCACGGTCAGCTCGTTCCTGTCCGGGATGGCGCCCACCCTGGAGTTCCTCGTGGCGATGCGCGTGCTCCAGGGGCTCGGCGGCGGGCCGGTCATCCCGATGGCTCAGGCGATCATGTGGGAGATCTTCCCGCTGCGGCAGCGGGGCACGGCGATGGCCGTGTGGGGCGTCGGCATCATGCTGGCGCCGATCCTGGGGCCCACCGCGGGCGGCTGGATCGCGGACAACTGGTCGTGGCGCTGGATCTTCTACATCAATCTCCCCATCGGGTTCGTCGGCTTCCTGATGGTCAGCGCGTTCCTGTTCGACTCGCCGTTCGTCGCGAAGCCCCGCGGGATCGACGCGCTCGGGCTCGTCCTCATGGTGTGCGGGTTCGGCTGCCTGCAGCTGGCACTCGACCTCGGCGAGAAGGAGGACTGGTTCGATTCGCGCGTCATCGTGGCGCTGTTCGTCCTCGCCGTGTGCGGGCTCACGGGCTTCCTCCTGCGCGAGCTGATGGCCGCGGAGCCGATCCTCGACCTGAGCGTCTTCAACGACCGGAACTTCGCCGTCGGCACGATCTGCATCGCCCTCGTCGGGCTCGGCTTCAACTCCAGCATGCTGCTGATCGCCCTCTACACGCAGAAGATGCTGGGCTACGACGCCTGGAACGCCGGT is drawn from Candidatus Methylomirabilota bacterium and contains these coding sequences:
- a CDS encoding DHA2 family efflux MFS transporter permease subunit, translated to MNDFDLSPARRWAITFSVMMVTIMQVLDTSVTNVALPHMQGSLSAGIEEMSWVVTSYLAANAVAIPATGWLSARFGRRRLFLACTVLFTVSSFLSGMAPTLEFLVAMRVLQGLGGGPVIPMAQAIMWEIFPLRQRGTAMAVWGVGIMLAPILGPTAGGWIADNWSWRWIFYINLPIGFVGFLMVSAFLFDSPFVAKPRGIDALGLVLMVCGFGCLQLALDLGEKEDWFDSRVIVALFVLAVCGLTGFLLRELMAAEPILDLSVFNDRNFAVGTICIALVGLGFNSSMLLIALYTQKMLGYDAWNAGLVLAPGGLGTMLALMVSGRLVARMDQRLMLAGGVLLSAFATLLMARLTLGMDYWSLAWPRFLQGFSMGFIFVPLQTLTLATVSLERLGNATAAYNIVRNIGGSVGVAVATTLLVRRGQEHQTTLVAHVNVWSLDTAGRLREWTDHFVRQGADTFTAGRQALAMLYRSATEQAQVLAYADDFWLIALVFFAILPLIPLMRRVRAEQNERVRQNAARVEPLPAPND
- a CDS encoding DUF1326 domain-containing protein; this encodes MMATATTTRWHLKGNGYEFCNCDFGCGCNFGGFPNSKDGSCRAFVGLAIAQGKCGTVDLSGVRCAGVYAWPKAIHEGHGKVAFVVDPKTTDKQVEVLGQIFTGKLGGMPWEVLGPTAEVVGLVKAKITIEGKGRKSTFRAEGVGEGRGDTFKNPVTGEEHLADVHLPNGFIWRKGQCGQGSFRAAAAGLSVAADKTNWIFYQFDWSNGKARK
- a CDS encoding DUF2182 domain-containing protein translates to MGDALEALLRRDRAIVTGGLVGMAALAWLYLFRLARPMAEADMGMAMPQMQPWGPADVLLLFVMWAVMMVAMMVPSAAPVILVFTTTYRRRREREQPVVGTGVFLAGYLAVWTGYAALASLAQWGLHRAALLSETMASASALLGGGLLIAAGVFQWTPLKHACLARCRSPLAFVMSEWREGAAGALVMGLRHGAYCLGCCGLLMALLFVAGVMNLAWVAGIAAFVLVEKVVPGGEHVGRVGGVALALAGLWLMARG
- a CDS encoding amidohydrolase family protein — encoded protein: MPYDLVIKNGVVIDGSGLPRFRADVGVRQGRIASIGRIRERAREVIDAEGRVVSPGIIDGHTHMDAQIFWDPLGTCSCWHGVTTVVMGNCGFTLAPCAEKDKHLVIKNLQRAEDISAEAMEAGIKWKWTTFREWLDVLEGLPKGINYSGYLGHSALRTYVMGERAFAEVAGEDDLRAMEAELRDGLQAGAMGFTTSRSPSHETPDRRPVASRVAAWDEVRRLVGVMGDLNAGIFELAGENTDRGPGYEEARRDYHRRLLELAVETGRPVTFGLFSRKDAPGVWRDYARLLDDTAAAGGRMFAQVHSRALSALLSFKTQLPFDKLPVWKEIRALPLAEQKAKLADPALRPKLVQAARARFEGQPRGTEARAAVYEWLFVMDTVEGPHRSVAEIAQERRCDPVEAMIDLALEKDLDLFFLQPIANEDQDVALEIMRLPRAVVTFSDSGAHVSQLMDSSLQTHLLSHWVRTKQAFTLEQAIRMLTLVPATYWGFADRGLIREGMAADLMVFDPDTIAPEMPQVVHDLPAGAKRLIQKTRGIAATVVNGEVLLRDGEHTGALPGRLLRGPLARRS